gcgtcgtgattggcggactcttgaTGACTATACGTCACAGGCTTTCTTTATCGACAGGTGGCGTTGGCTGCGCTTACTTCATGTTCGTATTACGCGCTACGTAAATATGCACGCATACCTGTTTAACGGTGACTTCCATAATTTTTCCAGGCTGCAACATCACACTAGCTAGTTTATCAGGAGGGCACATTCCCGTTGCATGCACAACTAACGGGTACACCCACATAGGCAGTAGAAGGAGAGTTTTCTTCGGATCCCAACTGTACCGTACTTCCAGTTCTGTGGCATGGCAGAAAGTCAGGCACTATAAGGCAACTGGTCTTTTTTATCTCTCACCCCATTTTGACTGTCTGGAGCACTGGTGAGCGGTGTGGTTTTCTCCCAGCCACCGGTTGATATCGACCGTGTAACATTGTTGGGATGGCTGTCTGTAATACGTTGTCGCAAAGCTGAAACGAAACGTACCCTCAATTCCGTTCGTGGAAAGAACATCATGCAATGCACACCCGTCGGTGCAGTTCTCTGGAGGGCAGTTCGAATCTCCGAAGGTCAGCTGACAGGAAAGTAGAGCCTGAGGTTCGAATGTAACGCTGCGTCGTAAGTTGGAGTCGGTCTGTACTATGTATAATCCTGGAGCGAGTACCTTGAAAAGATAAATTAGAGCGTGGACCACTCATAGTGTCATACTCTGCTTTGCAATGGTACTCGTCGTAGCGCACGAAGTACATGTGCATGCAGAATCCTGTATACCGTGCTAATGCCACTAGCATCCACAAAAATAGCTGCGGGTCCTGCTGGGTTGCGGCCTAATTAATTAATCcactgtgacgtcactcatgatcatagttgttcCGCTGCGTAAAGCCACGAAAGTATGGTATTAATCCTCTGTGACGTCACTCACGATCATAGTTCCcctacgtaaagccacgaaagtATGGTATTAATCCTCTGTGACGTCACTCACGATCCTAGTTCCCCTACGTAAAGCCATGAAAGTATGGTATTAATCCTCCGTGACGtcactcatgatcatagttgttcCGCTGCATAAAGGCACGAAAGTACGGTATTAATCCACTGTGACGTCACTCAGGATCATAGTTCCCCTACGTAAAGCCACCAAAGTATGGTATTAATCCTCTGTGACGtcactcatgatcatagttgttccgtgacgtaaagccacgtaCGGAAGTACGATATGTTTTTTTCGTGTGCTTCAATAAGTGTGCTTTGTAAGCGGGCGTGAAAATAAAGGCTGCTCTTAATAAAGTGCTACAGTTAATCAgaaacgcgaaaaaaaaaagctgtattCGAAATTGAGAGGTTTCGAGTGAACTGGttatctccgattcacgattttttcgcgTGTAGATGGCGCAACACGAACATACACGCGTCTCAGCCTGGTGAAAGCTGTAACCATTACCCTTGGTACGGATCGATGGATCGTAACTTTACAGCTACAGTCAGTAAATTTCTGCTTACCAAGTCATTCTTTGTGCATTTCCCTGGGCGTAGCCGGCAGAGCGTTTCTCTATCCATCCTGGGAATAAAGAGGACATTCCCTCAGCTACTACGAACATATACACCGTTGAAGGACTGTAGCTGCGTACCAGCCATCCACGCAAACCGTCACTGCCGGGAAGACTATGCTCGACCTATACCTTTCCTCCATCGTAACGCTGAAATTGTACTGAAAATACACGCTCATGATACTTGACATCTGATACAAGAAGCCAATAGCGCATACGATGGCGGTACATATGGACAGTGACTCTGCACATAGTCTACGACCAGGGCGGTACGTCTTCCCTCCAGccattctgtcgcaggcttTGAAGACGAAGCGTTTTGCCTCATTCATTCTATTCAACCTTATCGATCCTTGTGGAAGGAAGGCCAAATGTCTTGACATGTTTTACGAATAATTCGGAATCGACCAAACGATTAGACATGTGGTCGTAAGTGTAAAAAATTCAAGTAGTGTTCGGACATGCGCAATGACGGGACTTACGATGTACGGGACACTAGGATAGTTATTTCGGCAGAGGAGTTATTTGTGTGCGCACATTATGAGTGTTGAACAGATAAGTTCAGATAAGCTGCGGAGTTAGAGAGGCATGGCAGATATTTCTAGTCCACTGTTCAGGCAGAAAAGAGCACGTTATCATctgttagttgagagtcagcagttcgtttgtgcgCTTCACTGTCCTTGTCTGCTATACCCCTTTATCATTATGTACTTACCAACTGCCCCGCATTTCGACGCTCGTTCAGAATGAACACGTACATGATAAAATAAAATTATGGGACAACGTAATTGAAAGTACTTTATTGACCGAGTTACCTTTTTAGATATTGTTAGATATTGTTAGAAGTTCGATGGCTGGCTGTATCCTCACCAGCAGTTGTCCGTGGTGTATGTACAACGAGTTTCACGGTGTAGTATTACAAGGGGTTCACGTATGTGCAAGGGTGGTCCACGCGCTTTATCTGTTCCACTAATAAGTTCCACTAATCTAAATATTTACTCTAAAAATACTGGGTCCCTTAGGCCTAATGTTTTCGTTCCAGTTTTGCTACCTTAgtaatcctaccaccggctgtgctgtccgaggttttcaagaagactttccagacgaatgtcagcacagttccccctgaagtcggcccatgacgctgtcccactccttcctactgtcatCTGCccccgtctgtacgccgctgatagccacagttgcttcgcggcgcaacaAAAAATCTACCTTAGTTTTGCGTACATCCTAAAGGGATTACAAAGACGGTGGCGGCATGCACAGGGTGCTTATAGAGGGACGACACCCCCAGGGAGCGCAAAGAGGATGGAAGGTTACCTATCCGTGGGCAGACCTACCAAATGAAGCACCACACTGATAACACGTGCCAGCCACCCCCACACTTGTACATTGTTCTGCTTGGGAATACCTCCGACACAGGGGCAGCCCAATGAGAAAACTTTGTATACTCCTCTGCCATTTTTTGTATGAACGGCTTCTCAAGGTTGCAGGTATAAAGTCACTAGTAGCCAATTATTAGTATTAGTACAACAGCTAGCGCCACATAGCGGGGGCGATTGTGAAAGTATGTGTTTATGGTTAATCGGAGACTGCGGCGCGAACTCGATGTCTAGCCTGCTCGTATGCCAGGATCAGAAGAACGTCACGAAGGGTCATACTTGTGTAACGTAATCTGTGTGAACATAATCCAGGAAGGGACACATGATATGGTAAATGCATTATCGTTGTTCTCGACGCTGTATTGGAAGCATCGCCCTCGAGATTATGGTGGTTTCAAACAATCATCCATCTGTGTCAGCAGCGCTGTCATTAGAGGGTTCTTTTCGCCACAGCTCCCAAGGAAGTCATCCTTGTCGATGTGCCGCACGGCGATCCCGAGAAGCTTCTCACGTCTGGCGTACCGGACCTGCATGATGGTTGACAGTCACAGTTCACAAAGTGCAGCTATAGTGCAAAGTCATTTATGGAGATGCAGAGCGATACACGTAGATAGCAAATGACAAATTCGGTAGGATTATAAAGATGTACACGATGACCAAAATGTCACCTGTTCCTTGCAGCGCGTGTGCACCGCAGCATCGTAGCTGAGCGAGTGGCTCACGCGCTGCCAGGATCTCGCCCCAGGGTTCCACAATTAGGAGAATCTGCAAGACGGAAGACTTACCTTCTCAGCTATGCTCCAGGCATCGTCGTAGCCGATCCACCGTTCCTTGTACGCAGCTAAGGGACACATGACGTCGAAGTTGACGGTGTGAAGCCATGGAAAGGCTTGGAATGCACTGCAGACCTAAACGGGGGAGAATTTGTTACGTGTAACTTACGGGGGCCTACATCCCCACTGAGATGGTACAGGTCCTAGCGCTATTCTGTTCTACACATAGAGACAGACTCACTTCGAAGTATGCAAGTAGACCTTTCGTGTAGGTGATGTCCGTCTTGTCAGCGTAACCCGATGAAGGCCGGCCGAGCGTCACATTCTGCACGTTGTCGATGGGATCCTCGAGCTTAAACTCGCTGCCCGTGAACGCCACCGAGGCTACCAGGCGGGCTCGCGTGCGCGTTGCGTTCGCTATCAGGTTCAGGCTAGACtcctatacacacacacacatagtcAGCATATGTAGTACTGGTAAAAGCCCTTCCACGTACGTACCCAAGAATAAGATCCTTTGCCGCCGTACAGGGGGCTGGGCGCGCTTGTATCGTTAGTTGAGTGGGTAAGGTTATGAGTGTTTACTACCATTATGTCCACCAGCCTGAAAGAACGGATCATACCATACGTGACGCAAAATGTTCACCACAAACGAAATGTATAGCCGGCGTACTCCCAGATTTTTGCGTAGTCCATTGCTTCTGGGAAGTGGTGGGTGACGTAGACATTGACGCTCAGTAGCAGCTTGTGCTTCTGGAATTCATCCCGCAGTGCCTGCACCCGAAATCTTATCTTATACTTCTCTCTTTATCATAGATCCGGGAGTCTCCGGAAGGATACGGCATTATCGTCGAAGGACTTTTCATACCTCTAAGATAGCAGGGTACTGGACCTTGACGTTCCCTATTCCGCTGTTCGGGTTGTAGACATTGACGTCCAGGCCCTGGAAGCCCGCTTTCATAAGGTAGTCAGACACGTTGGTTGCGAAGCCAGGCAGGTTCTCGGGGTTGGACGCCAATGTCTCCAGCTTCCGCAGGTCTTCTTTGTTGCGGCAGCGAAGTTCTGCCAGAATCGAGGCTCCGTGGGTGCGGGACAGTTCCACAAAGGTCGCCAGGGCCCCTGCGTTGACGACATTGAAGACGCGCTCCGTTATGCCGTCGTAGAGTGGAAAACGCAGATTGAAGCAAAAGTACTATCCTTCAGGGAAAGTCCTACAGTCCATGATTGGTTAAGCCGGGCGCGTGACTCGTCTGTGTCGCAACGTAGTGTGCGCGCATGCTTGCTCGGACTTTGCGGACTTTGCCACGTGCCAAGACGctcgaaaacaaaacaaaaacacgacCTCCCCGCTTGCCTGGcgtccgccatcttgtcgtATGCTCCACCATCAATGTGCAGACTACATTCTCCGGTGGCGGGGATATACCTCTGATTGCAGCTCTTGAACGTACCACACTACTTGTAGTCGCTTTGAAATATCCCGACCTTCCTTCGCTTCACTATATATGCAGTGGCATTTGCGATACTCACTTTTATTGAAGGCGATGTAGGCGTTCTCGTAGGTGACAGTAGAACCCTTTTCAGAGTACACGAGGTCCGAGTAAAGCACGTGCGTGCAGTTGCGCGATGGAAAGTACTTGCGCAGATCGTACGACCAGTTGGCCCGCAATATGCTTCGTGGCTCGAAGTAGCACATGACCAGACAGCGGCCCTGGTGCACCAGACTGGGATCCAGCGCTACGTACACGAGACGTGGCGTCGTCAATGTACATGCAGTGCTGGACAAGAGTTTACGGGACCACGCTCCGACGCATTCCTTCCTTAGAATAACAATGGGCTAACTATAGGCACATGGGCGCTGACAGCGTGTCAACTCCGAGGaaggagcgtgttccgtaaataCTTACTTGTCGGTGGTCGTATCCCTTTGAATGATAAGGCGAAGTTTAGGAGGGTGGTATCCGATTCCGCTACTATCTGACTGATATCCCTGTCACATGCGGGCTGTtcttcaatgataattgaagaccaatgaccattgaataTGTTTGCCCACTGCCCGTCTGACAAGGGTGACGCGTTATGAGATATGTGTACTTACAAGGTTTCAGCGCGGAGTACAATAGTATGGTTCCCATGATAATGTTTCCTATTACCAAGATCAGGAACATAACCACGTAGCACCAGTTCTTCGCCCTCCTGCGTTGCAACAGTAAGAGTTCCTCAGATGTATACGCATTAATACATTGTGAGCATACGGCCCATGTGGGTCTAATCCAACAAGGCAACCTCTAATTTGTTATATTTGTGatattattatgtattatatgttatattatattatatttttttattccgtgttagcaccgcgaagcaactgtggctatatgagcggtgtacaaacgtggacagatggagagaggacagcaggaaggagtggggaacgggggttagtatgcgtcctgggccgacttcagggggaactgtgcccacatttgtctggaaagccttcggaaaacccaggggaaacctcagacagcacagccggtgacaggattcgaacccgtgttacctcccagtctcgccgtggaaagcgatcatcctaaccattgtgccacgggagctcgtattatatacaaggtgtttgctctaacgtgtccagaaaatatatttaaagcgagcgataacaGAAAAGCAAGTAGGTACTGTTTCACTCGgaccacctgtttcttagtcttAGTCTTAACGGTGCTGGCGGTATATTGGTTGTATATATGGGAGTTAGGCCCATATGGCGGGAGAGGAGACCTAAATGCTTCGTTGGTGTCCCGTAATGCGTATCAAGTGCACTGCTCACTGCCGTAGTTTTGGAAGCAGAAAGCTCCAGAATGCTTGAACAATTGAAATGTCAATAACGTTGTATAGCGGAAATGTAACGTTGTATCGACAGTTTTGGTCCTTTGGTTGATCCATTACCTGTGGTGGCAATCGACAAGGAATGAAAACTTCGTGGACATATATTGAGCAACTGACGGTGTGACCATCAGGCAAGTGACCCGTTTTTTAGAGAGCCACACAACGCCACTCTGCCCTTAGCTTAGCTCACCTTCGGGTCGTCGAAACAGAACTGCTGGCACCAGAATTACAAAACCCCATTGGGGCCTTTCATCGAAGAACATCAAATCACTTGGAGTCACTGGTAACAgacgttttcagaacaaaaatcgagacTGCTACAGCGCGAGgaaagggcctggaaataaggCGCTCTGGTGGTCGtttttcgacgctcaagtagaagcgctccagttttcctttcctctgtatGCGGGGGAGGGAAAACTCTCGCAGGGGGGACAGATTGCATAGGGACATATTGGTGCGACAGCTTTTTCCCACCCCGTATACACAGGAAAATGAAAACGGGAGCGCTTCTACTTGATCGTCGAAAAATGACCACCAGAGCAccttatttccaggccctttcctcgcgctataactctcgatttttgttctgaaaacggtaatgTTACCAAAGACCCCGGGGGattcgatgttctcattgagtcaatcttctatcgttgataattgaaaagttaattaacgaaagttaattaatgcatcgacACATAAGCTTTTCCTGTGCCCTGTTAAGGTGGGCCTTTAGGCGTAGAGTACTTCGTCATTGGCtaaaactgggaaaaagtgaaaaagaatttctatttttaaaaattacttttatcataaaagtaatttttatgtaaagtaaagtaatggtggacaccctgtatatgtatatacatgCACTTACTCATGCGTCGCAGCTCCTTCCACGTACTCCTCGTGTATCCGGCGCATCTTCTGCAGCATTCGACGGACCcggcctttctttttcttcttgctaCACTCTGGCTCGTCGAAGTGGGTAGCGGACTTCCTCATCCTCGACCGCGACGCGTGGCCGTCTTTCGTGCCGTCAGCGGCCGCGTCGTGTATCTGAGACGAGGCGGACTTCGGGTAACCTTCACCGGAACCCGATTCATCACGTTGCCGTTGTGTCGATGCGGGTGCTGTCTCCGGCCCACGTTTGGTTACGGATGTCTCTTTCGGTGATCCTATGCCCGCCGGTGGTTTCACCTGATCGGTGGTACTGATCGTGGGCTTTTGATGGTCTGCTAGACTGACCGTAGGTCTTTGTCGGTCGGAGCCGCTGGGTAACGCAGTGCTGACGGTTCTTTTGTGACCGTGCCGATGCGAAGGGACTTCAGGAGGTAACGCGGTGCCGGCGCTTGATTTCTTTTCACCGCGCGATGGTGGAAAAATATATCCTAACGGAAGGGTGGCTCCAATTCCCGTCTGATCGAAACGAGGCGAGAACTCGCTGCCGCCTGATTTCCGCGGATGCAACGGTGGTGAAGCTGCTCCAGATGGTGACGCTGCTTCTGAGGTTGACGCTGCTTCCGAGGGTGACGCTGCTTCTGAGGGTGAAACTGCTCCAGATGGTGACGCTGCTCCAGATGGTGACGCTGCTCCAGATGGTGACGCTGCTTCTGAGGGTGACGCTGCTCCAGATGGTGACACTGCTCCTGATATTGAAGCAGTATCAGTGACAATTTCGGAGTACGATGAAGCGCTTCTTTCAGCGCCAGTGGATGTTGTCGGTCGCTTAGCTTGTACAGTGTCCACAGATGGTCGCTTCTGATGAGCAAGCAGTGAAACGTGGACGGATTGTTCCTGTCTGTACAGCACCCGTCTCTGGGAGACGGCTTCTGTATGCAGAAGAGAACTGATAATCGGTTTCGGACGTCCGAGGGAGATGAGGAATCGCTTCTGCGAGCTTGGTAACCTAGCGGTGATGCTCCTCTTCCCGGTTTTGCTGGACACGGGATTTTGCAAGACAGCCGAGATGAACGTGGACGGAACTGTATTGCTGATACCGTCCGGCTTCTTTTCCTCCTGCGGTTGCGGTGCACACACTGTCCCATACTGCGGCGCAGTAGGTGGCGTCGTATCACTCAATACGACCAGAGATACGTTGGGTGGAGCTGCAGTAACGACTGGTTCTGGTTTATCGGCTAATAGTTCCAATGACAGGTCCATCGCCTGCGACAAGAGGGGGACAATTTGCACACGACTGGCTTGCAAATGAGCAAAGTCAATCCCACATTTGAAACAGGACCAACCAACTGTTACCTTGCTCCAGGAATATTCGCTGAAAGTTAACCAGCTAGAGTTATGCTGGCTCATTATTTATGGGAGCAAGAGCCAATGTCAGTTGCTATAAGCCTCCACCGAATGTGCTGTACCGTTAAAATTTACGAAAGCAGTGGCACAGTGCGCTTGGTCCTGAAAAAAAATATGTCACTCCGTTCACGTTATAACGTGATATGAAACGTTGGAAACGACTTACGTGAAGGCGAACGACTGACGCCGCTGAGGCAGCGCGTAATAATATTCTACGCTGGAAGCGTTGCACGCGGTTGCACGCGCATTAAAACGTGACCGTCTGGCTCTTctactacttcttcttcttcatcaaaATCATCATCACACGAGCGACAGTCCCCAAAGTATACTACAGCGGAAGGTGTGCAAGACCTTTCCGCTGCgtaggtgagagagagagtacgtagcagacgacagggtcgatggtgtcgtctgctatgtgacaacccgttttttcttttctttttttcttgctttctcttctactagaatattccgtcaGGATGTATCTTGTATTAACACACGGTTACACTCAGTGGCTGAGATCTATACGacgggagattggccagggctcaGCATGACTGATACAGGGGGATTAAAGGAGCCCCAAACGGAAGAGTGCAACAACCAGGGGTCAAGATGCCAGGACACTGTGATTGAGTAACGAACGCTGCGCCGCTCTTCTTCTTCGCGCATATCTTTGACAAATGTGCTCCGATATATATTACTGCCTGCTACTCCGTTCGAACGTACGTAACGAGAACTGGATACAACACGACAACCACGTGTCACATGTGCCACACTCCCCCTTTTTGAACGGCACACAAACACGTCACAGGTGCGTTACCTTATAGCCAAACACGGACGCATCGAAAACACGTCGCTAAAAAAACTGGACCCGCCCCCTCAAAACAAGCAAATCATGGCCCCAAGGAATGGGCCAGTTATGCTCCCTGAATATGGTCAGTGTACCGATGCTCTGAAGCGGATCTGCCTCCCATAGTCCCACCTTTTACGCACGGCTGACGCCAGCGGACTCCCCTCTTTTCAGCCATTCACGCGAAAATAAATAGCTCGAGCTTCGAAAATCTCCCCCACccacccccctctctctcatcACAGTTGAACGTCGCCGTGTCTATAGGATTCGATTTtggagggaaaaaaaagaggaaattcCGAGCAGGTTTAGTAAAGCCCGCTATTCGAGGTGGACCAGGTGCTGCGGTGATGAACGGTTATGGCAGCGACGAAGTTCAAGTGCACACTTACGCTGTGGCTTCGGATCAAAAGTTGGCTGCCCCCTTCTCTATGTGCCGGCAGAAATCGGTCTGTTATTCGTTGTATCAGAAGGTGGCAAGTTCAAGGCGACGCTTACAGCTTTTGTGCAAAGTGTGATGAACAGCCACCTCGACCTTGTTCGTGTCTTTAGCCATAGGTCGTTTGATGAAGACTCTGAACGGCGACCTTACAACTGTCCTGGTCGTTGACGAGAGATGTGTTGTGCATCGCCCGGTGGGTGGGTGTACTTTATAATAAGTGGCGATACGAAGAACGTGCATTTCCGCGGCCGTTAAGCGGGGGGTTGACATGCCTGGCCCTTAGAAGGACCTTAAAGTTAGATTGA
This sequence is a window from Ornithodoros turicata isolate Travis chromosome 10, ASM3712646v1, whole genome shotgun sequence. Protein-coding genes within it:
- the LOC135371011 gene encoding uncharacterized protein LOC135371011, with product MSRHLAFLPQGSIRLNRMNEAKRFVFKACDRMAGGKTYRPGRRLCAESLSICTAIVCAIGFLYQMSSIMSVYFQYNFSVTMEERYRSSIVFPAVTVCVDGWMDRETLCRLRPGKCTKNDLVLAPGLYIVQTDSNLRRSVTFEPQALLSCQLTFGDSNCPPENCTDGFATTYYRQPSQQCYTVDINRWLGENHTAHQCSRQSKWELEVRYSWDPKKTLLLLPMWVYPLVVHATGMCPPDKLASVMLQPGKIMEVTVKQLRTHRLPAPYKSMCTNYRVMGTFHEFRGYLNLDLCIQKCSMELEVKHCGCILTTYEFTALYPAPTCEFTIADHCKSSLTKNGTYLWCKKICGLPCEQLHYDVRVASISDEKGTRQEIRSKFTLKLKYRSETEELVLYHPSLTVNELLAYIGAYFGIWLGMSVASLVLNLEKWVRRHKTTVEDIMMWLERRHHRFMMNRIKRWPMHRIIIQ
- the LOC135370294 gene encoding uncharacterized protein LOC135370294 isoform X2, which translates into the protein MDLSLELLADKPEPVVTAAPPNVSLVVLSDTTPPTAPQYGTVCAPQPQEEKKPDGISNTVPSTFISAVLQNPVSSKTGKRSITARLPSSQKRFLISLGRPKPIISSLLHTEAVSQRRVLYRQEQSVHVSLLAHQKRPSVDTVQAKRPTTSTGAERSASSYSEIVTDTASISGAVSPSGAASPSEAASPSGAASPSGAASPSGAVSPSEAASPSEAASTSEAASPSGAASPPLHPRKSGGSEFSPRFDQTGIGATLPLGYIFPPSRGEKKSSAGTALPPEVPSHRHGHKRTVSTALPSGSDRQRPTVSLADHQKPTISTTDQVKPPAGIGSPKETSVTKRGPETAPASTQRQRDESGSGEGYPKSASSQIHDAAADGTKDGHASRSRMRKSATHFDEPECSKKKKKGRVRRMLQKMRRIHEEYVEGAATHERAKNWCYVVMFLILVIGNIIMGTILLYSALKPSLDPSLVHQGRCLVMCYFEPRSILRANWSYDLRKYFPSRNCTHVLYSDLVYSEKGSTVTYENAYIAFNKRALATFVELSRTHGASILAELRCRNKEDLRKLETLASNPENLPGFATNVSDYLMKAGFQGLDVNVYNPNSGIGNVKVQYPAILEALRDEFQKHKLLLSVNVYVTHHFPEAMDYAKIWELVDIMVVNTHNLTHSTNDTSAPSPLYGGKGSYSWESSLNLIANATRTRARLVASVAFTGSEFKLEDPIDNVQNVTLGRPSSGYADKTDITYTKGLLAYFEVCSAFQAFPWLHTVNFDVMCPLAAYKERWIGYDDAWSIAEKVRYARREKLLGIAVRHIDKDDFLGSCGEKNPLMTALLTQMDDCLKPP
- the LOC135370294 gene encoding uncharacterized protein LOC135370294 isoform X1, whose product is MDLSLELLADKPEPVVTAAPPNVSLVVLSDTTPPTAPQYGTVCAPQPQEEKKPDGISNTVPSTFISAVLQNPVSSKTGKRSITARLPSSQKRFLISLGRPKPIISSLLHTEAVSQRRVLYRQEQSVHVSLLAHQKRPSVDTVQAKRPTTSTGAERSASSYSEIVTDTASISGAVSPSGAASPSEAASPSGAASPSGAASPSGAVSPSEAASPSEAASTSEAASPSGAASPPLHPRKSGGSEFSPRFDQTGIGATLPLGYIFPPSRGEKKSSAGTALPPEVPSHRHGHKRTVSTALPSGSDRQRPTVSLADHQKPTISTTDQVKPPAGIGSPKETSVTKRGPETAPASTQRQRDESGSGEGYPKSASSQIHDAAADGTKDGHASRSRMRKSATHFDEPECSKKKKKGRVRRMLQKMRRIHEEYVEGAATHERAKNWCYVVMFLILVIGNIIMGTILLYSALKPWIRPPTTLDPSLVHQGRCLVMCYFEPRSILRANWSYDLRKYFPSRNCTHVLYSDLVYSEKGSTVTYENAYIAFNKRALATFVELSRTHGASILAELRCRNKEDLRKLETLASNPENLPGFATNVSDYLMKAGFQGLDVNVYNPNSGIGNVKVQYPAILEALRDEFQKHKLLLSVNVYVTHHFPEAMDYAKIWELVDIMVVNTHNLTHSTNDTSAPSPLYGGKGSYSWESSLNLIANATRTRARLVASVAFTGSEFKLEDPIDNVQNVTLGRPSSGYADKTDITYTKGLLAYFEVCSAFQAFPWLHTVNFDVMCPLAAYKERWIGYDDAWSIAEKVRYARREKLLGIAVRHIDKDDFLGSCGEKNPLMTALLTQMDDCLKPP